The sequence GCCCACAGGTCGTTGCGGAACGACTCGATGACGTGGTCGGTGGCCACCCCGACGTGGGTGGCGCCGTCGCCCAGCATCCCGAGCACGCTGGCCACCACGCCCCGGGTGGCGGCCCGGGACTCGGCCGGGCCCCCGGCGCCCTCCCCCTTGCGGCGGGCGGCCGCCGCCCCGAAGTGGTGCCGGAACAGCTCGTAGGTGCCGTCGACCAGGTG is a genomic window of Acidimicrobiales bacterium containing:
- a CDS encoding flap endonuclease, with product MRVHLVDGTYELFRHHFGAAAARRKGEGAGGPAESRAATRGVVASVLGMLGDGATHVGVATDHVIESFRNDLWA